A window of the Gossypium hirsutum isolate 1008001.06 chromosome A05, Gossypium_hirsutum_v2.1, whole genome shotgun sequence genome harbors these coding sequences:
- the LOC107937909 gene encoding replication protein A 32 kDa subunit A has protein sequence MFSSSQFDAATAFSGGGFMPSQSQSSQFVNSTPSQDKQSRDTQGLLSATVKQISEASQSGDEKPNFAIDGVHVNNVKVVGMLFNKNVRSSDVRFELDDGTGRIECIRWVTESADAREMDAIDGDGTYVRVIGHLQNFQGKKQLNAFSVRPVTNFDEITCHFIECIHYHLQNSKVQLEGGAPAQPQMTNSSFSTPVRGASNGYQPASVNDVSVQYSTDGFKGFDKLVLNYLQQPSNIDREIGVHVNELSQHLKAPVEKIKDAIEFLEREGLVYSSIDDYHYKAVEGC, from the exons ATGTTCTCGAGCAGCCAGTTCGACGCAGCCACCGCCTTCTCCGGCGGCGGATTTATGCCTTCTCAGTCTCAGTCTTCTCAGTTCGTTAATTCAACTCCATCTCAG GATAAGCAGAGCCGGGACACACAGGGATTGTTATCAGCTACGGTGAAGCAGATAAGTGAAGCTTCTCAATCTGGCGATGAGAAGCCCAATTTCGCAATTGACGGTGTTCATGTGAACAAT GTTAAGGTGGTCGGGATGCTGTTTAACAAAAACGTAAGGTCCTCAGATGTTCGTTTCGAGCTTGATGATGGAACTGGCCGAATTGAATGTATAAGATG GGTAACTGAAAGTGCTGACGCAAGGGAAATGGATGCAATAGA TGGGGATGGAACATATGTTCGTGTCATTGGACACTTGCAAAACTTTCAAGGCAAAAAGCAACTAAATGCCTTTTCTGTGAG GCCTGTcacaaattttgatgaaattactTGCCACTTTATTGAGTGCATACATTACCATCTGCAGAACTCCAAGGTACAG TTGGAGGGTGGTGCCCCAGCCCAGCCACAGATGACAAATTCATCATTCAGCACCCCTGTTCGAGGTGCATCAAATGGATACCAGCCAGCTTCGGTGAATGAT GTTTCCGTCCAATATAGTACTGATGGATTCAAGGGTTTTGATAAATTGGTCCTGAACTATCTGCAGCAACCTTCAAACAT TGATCGAGAAATTGGGGTGCATGTAAATGAACTTTCACAACACTTGAAAGCTCCTGTAGAGAAGATCAA GGATGCTATTGAGTTTCTTGAACGAGAAGGTTTGGTGTACTCCTCCATTGACGATTACCACTACAAGGCAGTGGAAGGTTGCTAA
- the LOC107937915 gene encoding flowering-promoting factor 1: MAGVWVFNNGVYRLENSLRRRVLVHLPSGEVVSSYSSLERILRGLGWERYYGGDPDLYQFHKHSSIDLISLPKDFSKFCSVHMYDIVVKNPNVFHVRDM, translated from the coding sequence atggcTGGAGTTTGGGTGTTTAACAATGGTGTATATCGGCTGGAAAATAGTCTCCGGAGACGGGTTTTGGTGCACTTACCATCGGGTGAAGTTGTATCGTCCTACTCATCCTTGGAGCGCATTTTGAGAGGTTTAGGGTGGGAAAGGTACTACGGGGGTGACCCTGATCTCTATCAATTCCACAAGCACTCTTCCATTGATCTCATTTCACTCCCTAAGGATTTCTCCAAGTTCTGCTCCGTTCACATGTATGATATTGTCGTTAAGAACCCCAACGTCTTCCACGTAAGAGATATGTGA